A section of the Pseudorasbora parva isolate DD20220531a chromosome 2, ASM2467924v1, whole genome shotgun sequence genome encodes:
- the ifnphi3 gene encoding interferon phi 3 translates to MDLHRVAWMCAFFCFAQVWSLPTNCILRKDLMGKTCTLIESAGGLFPSQCLDDHVSIYFPQNVFESNNSHQVTGVEKAVYQTLQNIDALFEDHTVPDQWDADKMTEFRGIVYRQIEESKCIMSKSEVEQDFPSRDASLKVYFEAISSTLKEKDFSYCAWEIVRGEILRTLNFILKHNSDIMYGSPQL, encoded by the exons ATGGACCTTCATCGTGTGGCCTGGATGTGCGCCTTTTTCTGCTTTGCGCAGGTTTGGTCATTGCCAACAAACTGCATCCTTCGGAAGGACTTAATGGGAAAAACCTGTACACTTATAGAGAGTGCG ggTGGCCTTTTCCCTTCGCAATGCCTGGACGACCACGTTTCAATATATTTCCCGCAAAATGTGTTCGAGTCCAACAACAGTCATCAG GTAACTGGTGTTGAAAAGGCTGTTTACCAGACACTCCAGAATATTGACGCACTGTTTGAGGACCACACTGTTCCAGACCAGTGGGATGCAGACAAGATGACCGAGTTCCGAGGCATCGTATACCGACAGATTGAGGAAAGCAAATGC ATCATGAGCAAGTCTGAAGTGGAACAGGATTTTCCCAGCAGAGACGCCTCACTCAAGGTTTACTTCGAGGCTATATCCTCAACTCTGAAAGAAAAG GATTTCAGTTACTGTGCATGGGAAATCGTGAGAGGTGAGATTCTGCGCACCCTGAACTTCATATTGAAGCACAACTCCGACATCATGTATGGATCTCCACAACTCTAG